The genomic region GAAAAGCTGCAGGTGATGTTCCATGCCGCTGGAGTAGACCGCTGTTGTTCCATCGGGACTCAGGCCGACACAGTAGACAAGAAAGTCACTCTTGAGATGATAAGAGTCACCGCTGTCCGTAAAATAGACCCCTACACGTCTGTCTTGACCTGCTGTTACGATGATGCCATTGCTGTAGGCGACTTTGTAGATGTTGTCCACATGCTCTTTGCTGTACTCTTTTTCGATCTTTGAGCTGTTGACGTCGATCACTTTGACCATACCGCTCTCATCGGAGATGATCATTTTCTTTTTGTCACTGCTGAGTACCATGCCTCCCATCGTACTCTCGGAGATATGGTTCTCGTAGATCCGGTAATTCTCCTCTTTGTCATAGAGTATGATGTCCGAACCGAAGGTTCCGAAAACGATCTTCCCCTTCTCATTGAAAAAAGCACTTTTGGGCATCAGGTGTTTTTGGGCATCGATGATTTTTTTGAGTTTACCATTCTCCTCTATCCATACCTCTCTGTAGGCATTGGGTGCGCTGGTGACCAGCAGGGTTTTGTTCCGGTATCTGTCTATGGCATGTATGCGTGCAGGTATCTCACCGTCCTGGGCCGATACGAGAGGCGGAAGAATGATCTGCTTTACGATCTTCTGGCTGCTGAGATCTATAATGTCTACAATACCGACATCGGTAGCGACATAGAGATAGCCCTTGTCTTCAACAAAATCACTGACGATTCCTGAAACTTCAATCGTTGCAATAGGTGAGATGTCTTTGGCATGGAGCGCAGACAGCAGCAAGATAGCTAGAAAAAAGCGTTTTTCTCTAAAAAAGTGATTATGCATGGAGGAATTATATCATCTTATCTGTAGAGCAGGGACTTGAGAAATTCTTCTCTTTTTTCAATGCCGAGCAGGGTTTTTCTGGTCAGGTCAGGGTAGGTACCGCCAAGGCCTTTTCCATCATCTCCGTGACAGCCTCCACAGACACTGGTGTAGAACATGGCTGCATCTTCAGGGTAGGGTTCTTCACACTTCTTTCCCGAAAGAGACAAGACATGGCAGGCAACTTTCGGTGCATCTTTGGATGAAACGAAGCCACCCTCCATCTCACCGCCTTTAAAGTTGAACTGGTTCGAACCGTGTTTGATGACATTGACTATATAGTTCTTAACGTATGCATCCGTATGGAGCCTGTCAAGCTCCTCTTGTATATGGGATGCCGTGTGTTTTTTGGTATGTTCAAGATAGGCAGGGTTGACTTTCTCTTCTGTTGTCTCAGGTTTTTTGTATCGTGTCTGGTAGAGAGCAAAGAGCAGTACTCCCAGCACAAGCAACGGGGGAAAGACATTCTTCATGCGGTCTGTCAATAGTAGCGGAATGTCTGATAGGGAACGACCAAAGGTACAAAGTGTACTTTCCAGTCTGTCCATCTGCTCTGTATCGCATTGAAAGTGTTGCGGATTTTCAGTACATTTCTGTATGGTGTGTACCTGACATTGGCCTGCAGTTGCTTCAAAATACGGTCGAGCTGTTTTGCACTCATGCCGTACATATATTTGATTTGTTGACTTTCGCTTTGCTGCGCAATAACATTGAGTATACGCCCGTTTACCAATTGGAGCTGAAAGATCTGCATTTTGGGTGTCGTGTAGAGCAACCTGATCCTTGCTGCATCAAATACGATCTGTGTAACACGCATAAGCGTGAACTGGAATTCATAGTTGATATCTGTCTTCGCGTTTTCATAGACGATGATGTTTCCCTCATTGGTCTGTATGGCCTTTTGTGAGAGGAAAAGTGTTCTGAAGTTGATGTTCTTTTGCGTTAAAAGCCTGCCGTTGAATGTGATGGCAGTATTGTCCACCTGCATACTGAGCTGACGGCCGTTATAGTTTATGTCGGCATTGTTACAGCCTATAAGGAACCATCCCACAATGCTGGCAAAGAGCAGGGCTTTTAACTTTGGCATCAAACGACCTGAGAAAGTTTCACCATAATATCGTTGATCTCCTCACCGGCTTTTTTAGCCAGTTTTTCGACCTCTACCTTTGATTCGCCGTAAAGATGGGTCAGTTCTTTTTGTGTCTCTTCCCATTTATCTTCAGCTTCCATCTTGGCAAGATGTGCTTTGAGTTCGGCAAGGTCAACCTCTTTGGCAGCATCTCTGGAGACTGTGTACAGGAAACCTTCTGCACTGTCACGTACATCTTCAAGCACATCCCGCGCTTCCATCATAGCAAGATGGCTTTTGAGTTCTGCTTCATCAGCGGCTTCCTCGAGTTTAACTTTGATTTTCTCAAAATACTTTTTAAGGTCTTTCCAGAAGTCACTTGCCTCTTCGGAAAAATCCTCGCTCATATCCTCGATCCTGTCTTCCAGTTTGTCTATACTCTTTTTTGCTTTCTCAACAAATTCTTCATATTCGTTTTTCATATTTTGTCTCCTATTTTTTAATTATAACAATTATAACACTGCAGCATTAACAGTTTATAACAATTCTGTTTCAGGATCAGCATACTTTCTGGGAATTCCTATACGACATACAATAAAATCGCCATAAAGTGGAAGATGGATCCCATCATGACAAAGAGATGCCAGATAGTATGGAAATGGGTAATATTGTCCTTAATATAGAAAACGATACCGCCACTGTAAGCCAGGCCACCTGCAACGATGAGCCAAAAAGCTATCGGGTCGATATTGGATTTGAAAGTGCCAAAATCAAGTACGATCAGCCAGCCCATGACCAGATAGGCTGTCAGTGAGAGAAGTTCGAATCGACCCGGAAAAATGAATTTTATTGCAATTCCTATGAGAGCGATCCCCCATTCGAGTCCAAAGAGTACCCACCCCATAGTCCCTCCGATACATATCAGTGCTATGGGGGTGTAGGAGCCGGCAATAAGTACATAAATGGAGGCATGGTCCATGATCTGTAGAAAGCCTTTGGCTCTCTCGTGGGTAATGGCATGATAGAGCGTGGAACTGCCGT from Sulfurovum riftiae harbors:
- a CDS encoding c-type cytochrome is translated as MDRLESTLCTFGRSLSDIPLLLTDRMKNVFPPLLVLGVLLFALYQTRYKKPETTEEKVNPAYLEHTKKHTASHIQEELDRLHTDAYVKNYIVNVIKHGSNQFNFKGGEMEGGFVSSKDAPKVACHVLSLSGKKCEEPYPEDAAMFYTSVCGGCHGDDGKGLGGTYPDLTRKTLLGIEKREEFLKSLLYR
- the trhA gene encoding PAQR family membrane homeostasis protein TrhA; translated protein: MSNQVNDFSLIEEIWHAMTHGIGFALSIAALVLLIVFAVSHGHGVLHVTAAAIYGSTLIVMYGSSTLYHAITHERAKGFLQIMDHASIYVLIAGSYTPIALICIGGTMGWVLFGLEWGIALIGIAIKFIFPGRFELLSLTAYLVMGWLIVLDFGTFKSNIDPIAFWLIVAGGLAYSGGIVFYIKDNITHFHTIWHLFVMMGSIFHFMAILLYVV
- a CDS encoding WD40 repeat domain-containing protein, which gives rise to MHNHFFREKRFFLAILLLSALHAKDISPIATIEVSGIVSDFVEDKGYLYVATDVGIVDIIDLSSQKIVKQIILPPLVSAQDGEIPARIHAIDRYRNKTLLVTSAPNAYREVWIEENGKLKKIIDAQKHLMPKSAFFNEKGKIVFGTFGSDIILYDKEENYRIYENHISESTMGGMVLSSDKKKMIISDESGMVKVIDVNSSKIEKEYSKEHVDNIYKVAYSNGIIVTAGQDRRVGVYFTDSGDSYHLKSDFLVYCVGLSPDGTTAVYSSGMEHHLQLFNPATKSKGNRLVGHYATPTKILFINERALISTGDEDKVFFWLLPEHP